In Marivirga salinae, a single window of DNA contains:
- a CDS encoding TlpA family protein disulfide reductase yields the protein MEYAFRHHKSLNQLTYFFTNETNDSYDELGYFFDEYPMATAKVENTGRKKNILGYEAQEVELTYKKMRLLAWVNNEINAKTTVYPFKNAKHNAGGKYPLIFDNLPGFVMSYQLFMKGKLYIESEILKEEKIEELPNLKKYTESWLPIEDIKWASALKQRSNSLISVGEDLPDFKAYLIDGSEYNASDWEGYVKVYDFWGLWCPGCKMEIPVLNEIKKQFEGRKVKFIAFATDDIATLRHYKALKPFDYEIAYHADYVANKLGVYAFPKSLVISKKNKLTYMPEITLAKELIGEEKVEKEKQKFIDAIEQALAE from the coding sequence TTGGAATATGCTTTCAGGCATCATAAATCCTTAAATCAATTAACCTATTTTTTTACAAATGAAACAAATGACTCCTATGACGAATTAGGATATTTTTTTGATGAATATCCAATGGCTACTGCTAAAGTTGAGAATACAGGAAGAAAGAAGAATATTTTAGGTTATGAAGCTCAGGAAGTAGAACTAACCTATAAGAAAATGAGACTTTTGGCATGGGTAAACAATGAAATCAATGCCAAAACTACTGTTTACCCCTTCAAAAATGCAAAACACAATGCTGGCGGAAAGTATCCATTAATATTTGATAATTTACCAGGCTTCGTAATGAGTTATCAGCTTTTTATGAAAGGTAAGCTATATATAGAAAGTGAAATTTTGAAGGAAGAAAAGATAGAAGAATTACCTAATCTTAAAAAATATACTGAGAGTTGGTTGCCTATTGAAGATATAAAATGGGCTTCAGCCTTAAAGCAAAGAAGTAATTCTTTGATAAGCGTGGGAGAAGATTTACCTGATTTTAAAGCATATTTAATTGATGGATCTGAATACAATGCTTCAGATTGGGAAGGTTATGTAAAAGTTTATGATTTCTGGGGGTTGTGGTGCCCTGGCTGTAAAATGGAAATCCCTGTTTTAAATGAAATAAAGAAACAATTCGAAGGTAGAAAAGTCAAATTTATTGCATTTGCTACTGATGATATTGCTACTCTTCGTCATTACAAAGCTCTTAAACCCTTTGATTATGAAATAGCATATCATGCGGATTATGTAGCGAACAAATTAGGAGTATATGCTTTTCCAAAAAGCTTGGTAATTTCGAAGAAAAACAAATTAACTTATATGCCTGAGATCACTTTAGCAAAGGAGCTTATTGGTGAAGAGAAGGTTGAAAAGGAAAAGCAAAAATTTATTGATGCTATAGAGCAAGCACTGGCTGAGTAA
- a CDS encoding acetyl-CoA hydrolase/transferase family protein, with the protein MNNSLKIVTAQEAVSHVKSGDRVFIQGAAMTPVTLIDALANRHQSLENVEVMHLHTEGRAAYTEEPYYKSFKINSAFVGGNVRKAIQAGRGDYIPIFLSEVHWLFRRNILPLDVAFIQISTPDRHGYCSLGVSVDVTIPAIQTAKLVIAQVNPNVPRTHGDGIIHINQIDYAVEVDQPIHGHEIVVASEIEQQIGAHVAGLVDDGATLQMGIGAIPNAALQNLGNHKNLGIHTEMFSDGILPLVESGVINGSKKEVKTGKLVTCFAVGSQKLYDFMDDNPLVHMKEAAYTNDTAIIRRNPKVTAINSAIEIDLTGQVCADTIGKMQFSGVGGQMDFIRGASLSEGGKAILAMPAATKKGVSKIVPFLQEGAGVTTTRAHVHYVVTEYGVVDLYGKNLKQRARALISIAHPDAREELEKAAFERFKAK; encoded by the coding sequence ATGAACAATTCATTAAAAATAGTGACAGCCCAAGAAGCTGTTTCACACGTAAAATCAGGCGACAGAGTATTTATTCAAGGAGCGGCTATGACTCCGGTTACTCTAATTGATGCTTTGGCTAATAGACATCAATCGTTAGAAAATGTAGAGGTAATGCACTTGCACACAGAAGGCAGAGCTGCCTATACAGAAGAACCCTATTACAAATCCTTCAAAATCAATAGTGCTTTTGTAGGTGGAAATGTGAGAAAAGCTATCCAAGCCGGTAGAGGAGATTATATTCCGATATTTTTGAGTGAGGTGCATTGGCTTTTCAGACGAAATATTTTGCCGTTGGATGTTGCATTTATTCAAATTTCTACCCCTGATCGCCACGGCTATTGCTCTTTAGGCGTTTCTGTTGATGTTACAATTCCTGCCATTCAAACCGCAAAATTGGTGATCGCGCAAGTCAATCCAAATGTGCCAAGAACACATGGAGATGGTATCATACACATAAATCAAATTGATTATGCAGTGGAGGTTGATCAGCCTATTCATGGACATGAAATTGTGGTAGCTTCAGAAATTGAACAACAAATTGGAGCTCATGTTGCCGGATTAGTGGATGATGGAGCAACCTTACAAATGGGAATTGGAGCTATTCCAAATGCAGCTTTACAAAATTTGGGAAACCATAAAAACTTGGGCATTCATACCGAAATGTTTTCTGATGGTATTTTACCATTAGTAGAAAGCGGTGTAATTAACGGTAGCAAAAAAGAAGTGAAAACAGGGAAATTAGTGACTTGTTTTGCGGTAGGTTCACAGAAATTATACGACTTTATGGATGATAATCCTTTGGTTCATATGAAGGAAGCTGCTTACACTAATGACACAGCCATTATCAGAAGAAACCCAAAAGTAACTGCTATTAATTCCGCCATAGAAATTGATTTAACTGGTCAGGTTTGTGCGGATACAATTGGTAAAATGCAGTTTTCAGGAGTTGGGGGACAAATGGATTTCATCAGAGGAGCTTCATTATCTGAAGGCGGAAAAGCAATCTTGGCAATGCCAGCTGCCACCAAAAAAGGGGTCAGCAAAATCGTTCCTTTTTTACAAGAAGGAGCAGGAGTAACCACCACAAGAGCTCACGTTCATTATGTAGTGACTGAATACGGAGTGGTTGACCTTTATGGTAAAAATTTGAAACAAAGAGCCAGAGCTCTGATTTCTATTGCACATCCAGATGCAAGAGAAGAATTGGAAAAAGCTGCTTTTGAGCGATTCAAAGCAAAATAA
- a CDS encoding bifunctional alpha,alpha-trehalose-phosphate synthase (UDP-forming)/trehalose-phosphatase — MSKTIIVSNRLPIRIEKEDGQKVYKTSEGGLATGLGSIYKEGKNIWIGWPGISLEHEEEQEVEKELINRNMRPVFLTEDDVEDFYLGFSNQTLWPAFHYFIHHMRFVDEEWEAYYNANRKFADAVSKWLEPDDIIWVHDYQLMLVPEMIRKQFPNVTIGFFQHIPFPSYEVFRMIPWRKKLLNGVLGADYIGFHTYDDMRHFLSSCHRLAGYSYERNQILVKNRLVEADSLPMGIDYGKYLESATSQLAKAKEISYRDSLGSQELILSMDRLDYSKGIPGRLQAFDKFLEKYPEYQGRVSLFLIVVPSRDQVASYKALKEKVEFLVGHVNGKYGTINYVPVHFYYRSFPLDDLSAFYRMCKIAMITPKRDGMNLVCKEFIASREHEDGVLILSEMAGASKELSDAILVNPNDQNEMVEAIKKALEMPLNEQKRRMKIMQRTVKKYTIFQWVDLFMNNLKDLKERQQSMATKKLNDKIKSNITKDFKKAKNPIIFLDYDGTLVPFHENPDECAPDAELAQILHQLAVKAKLVVISGRKAATLEEWLDEFNIDLIAEHGIKTKRAGAKWKVNGDLQDDGWKNEARDILEFYIQRTPGSFLEEKEHTLVWHYRKVEKGLGSLRSSELSSHLKHFMTNKGLDVIEGDHVVEVKPSIINKGKAATERLKGEKVDFIMAFGDDRTDEDTFEALPKTALTIKVGSGFSYAKYAVENNEEVRALLQSFVQE; from the coding sequence ATGTCAAAGACTATAATTGTATCCAACAGATTGCCCATTAGAATAGAAAAAGAGGACGGGCAGAAAGTATATAAAACAAGTGAAGGCGGATTAGCTACAGGACTCGGTTCCATTTACAAAGAAGGTAAAAATATTTGGATTGGCTGGCCAGGCATTTCATTAGAGCATGAGGAAGAACAAGAAGTTGAAAAAGAATTAATAAATCGAAACATGCGACCAGTTTTTTTAACTGAAGATGATGTGGAAGATTTTTACTTAGGCTTTAGCAATCAAACTTTATGGCCAGCATTTCACTATTTTATTCATCACATGCGATTCGTAGATGAAGAGTGGGAGGCTTATTACAATGCCAATAGAAAATTTGCGGATGCTGTTTCCAAATGGCTGGAGCCGGATGACATCATATGGGTACATGATTACCAGTTAATGTTGGTACCTGAAATGATCCGAAAACAATTCCCTAATGTAACGATCGGCTTTTTTCAACATATTCCTTTTCCTTCTTATGAAGTTTTTAGAATGATTCCATGGCGGAAAAAATTACTGAATGGAGTTTTGGGTGCGGATTATATTGGCTTCCATACCTATGATGATATGCGCCATTTTTTGAGTAGTTGTCACCGTTTGGCAGGTTATAGTTACGAAAGAAATCAAATCTTAGTAAAAAATAGATTAGTAGAAGCCGATTCACTTCCGATGGGAATTGATTATGGTAAATATTTGGAATCAGCTACAAGCCAGCTAGCCAAAGCAAAAGAAATCAGTTATCGAGATTCTTTAGGTAGTCAAGAATTAATTCTTTCAATGGATAGGCTGGATTATTCTAAAGGCATACCGGGAAGACTTCAGGCTTTTGATAAATTTCTTGAGAAATATCCTGAATATCAGGGCAGGGTTTCGCTCTTTTTAATAGTAGTGCCTTCAAGAGATCAGGTTGCAAGTTATAAAGCCTTAAAAGAAAAAGTGGAGTTTTTAGTAGGACATGTTAATGGAAAATACGGGACTATCAATTATGTGCCGGTTCATTTCTACTACAGAAGTTTCCCTTTGGATGATCTTTCTGCGTTCTATCGAATGTGTAAAATTGCAATGATTACTCCTAAAAGAGATGGGATGAATTTAGTCTGCAAGGAATTTATAGCCAGTCGAGAACATGAAGATGGTGTGCTTATTTTAAGTGAAATGGCTGGTGCTTCCAAAGAGCTTTCTGATGCTATTTTGGTAAACCCAAATGATCAGAATGAAATGGTAGAAGCTATTAAAAAGGCTTTAGAAATGCCGCTTAATGAACAAAAGCGCAGGATGAAAATCATGCAGAGAACAGTGAAGAAATATACCATCTTCCAGTGGGTTGATCTTTTTATGAACAATTTAAAAGACCTAAAAGAGCGTCAACAATCAATGGCTACTAAAAAGCTAAATGATAAAATTAAAAGCAATATTACAAAAGATTTCAAGAAGGCTAAAAACCCAATAATCTTCCTTGATTATGACGGAACCTTAGTGCCATTTCATGAAAACCCAGATGAATGTGCTCCAGATGCTGAATTAGCACAAATTCTACATCAATTAGCGGTAAAAGCAAAATTAGTAGTGATCAGTGGAAGAAAAGCTGCCACCCTGGAAGAATGGCTAGATGAATTTAACATTGATTTAATTGCAGAACACGGTATAAAAACCAAAAGGGCTGGAGCTAAATGGAAGGTAAACGGAGATTTGCAAGATGACGGTTGGAAAAATGAAGCCCGTGATATTCTGGAATTCTATATACAAAGAACTCCTGGCTCTTTCTTGGAGGAAAAAGAGCATACTTTAGTTTGGCACTATAGAAAAGTAGAAAAAGGCTTGGGCAGCTTAAGGTCTAGCGAGCTATCCAGCCATCTGAAACATTTTATGACTAACAAAGGCTTAGATGTTATTGAAGGAGATCATGTAGTGGAAGTTAAGCCTTCCATCATTAATAAGGGGAAAGCAGCAACAGAAAGATTAAAAGGAGAAAAAGTAGATTTCATTATGGCATTTGGAGATGACCGAACAGATGAAGATACTTTTGAAGCGCTCCCAAAAACAGCTTTAACTATTAAAGTTGGTAGCGGTTTTTCTTATGCAAAATATGCAGTGGAAAATAATGAGGAAGTTAGGGCACTATTGCAATCCTTTGTGCAGGAATAA
- a CDS encoding glutamate synthase subunit beta: MGQQDGFLKFDRELPDSRSPKKRVEDFKEIYQPFPEVKTKKQAARCMDCGIPFCHSGCPLGNIIPEFNDAVYRENWEEAAEILYSTNNFPEFTGRICPAPCEASCVLGINKPPVAIEHIEKTIAEKAYELGYIKPNPPKERTGKKVAVIGSGPAGLAAADQLNKAGHWVTVFERETRIGGLLRYGIPDFKLEKQYVERRINIMDEEGVRFKVNAEVGKNINPDMLKEDFDSIVICTGSTVPRDLPIPGRELKGIHYAMDFLTMQNKEVAGDSIENKISAEGKHVVVIGGGDTGSDCIGTSHRQHASSVLQLELMPKPPQNRGESDPWPLWPMTLRTSSSHEEGGERKWGVLTKEFKGNEKGELTHIKLVDIEWVNQGGRQNMVEIQGTERDVPCELALLAIGFTQPENHLLDSLGVNKTKTGTVEANSYRTNVENIFTAGDARRGQSLVVWAISEGREAAREVDQYLMGRTELPAKDDSFFNVAELG; this comes from the coding sequence ATGGGACAGCAAGACGGATTTTTAAAATTTGATAGGGAGTTGCCCGATAGCAGATCCCCAAAAAAGAGAGTAGAAGATTTCAAGGAAATATATCAGCCTTTTCCTGAAGTAAAAACCAAAAAGCAAGCAGCTAGATGTATGGATTGTGGAATTCCATTCTGCCATTCTGGATGCCCGCTAGGTAATATCATTCCTGAATTTAATGATGCAGTTTATCGAGAAAACTGGGAGGAAGCAGCTGAAATTTTATATTCTACTAATAATTTCCCAGAGTTTACAGGAAGAATTTGTCCCGCTCCATGTGAGGCAAGTTGTGTTTTGGGAATTAACAAACCACCTGTAGCTATTGAACATATCGAAAAAACCATAGCTGAAAAGGCTTATGAATTAGGCTATATAAAACCTAACCCGCCTAAAGAAAGGACAGGTAAAAAAGTGGCTGTTATCGGATCTGGTCCTGCCGGATTAGCGGCTGCTGATCAATTAAATAAAGCCGGACATTGGGTTACCGTTTTTGAAAGGGAAACTAGAATTGGCGGATTATTGCGCTATGGTATTCCTGATTTTAAACTGGAAAAGCAATATGTGGAGCGCAGAATCAACATCATGGATGAAGAAGGGGTTCGGTTCAAAGTAAATGCTGAAGTTGGCAAAAATATCAATCCTGATATGCTGAAAGAGGATTTTGATTCCATTGTGATTTGCACAGGCTCTACCGTTCCAAGAGATTTACCTATTCCGGGAAGAGAATTAAAAGGTATTCATTATGCAATGGATTTCTTGACCATGCAAAACAAGGAAGTTGCTGGTGACAGTATTGAAAATAAAATTTCTGCTGAAGGAAAACATGTAGTGGTAATTGGTGGTGGTGATACTGGTTCTGATTGTATTGGAACCTCTCATAGACAACATGCAAGCTCTGTATTGCAATTAGAATTAATGCCTAAACCTCCTCAAAACAGGGGAGAAAGTGACCCTTGGCCGCTATGGCCCATGACCTTAAGAACTTCTTCTTCACATGAAGAAGGTGGTGAAAGAAAATGGGGTGTGTTAACCAAAGAATTTAAAGGAAACGAGAAAGGTGAATTGACTCATATCAAATTAGTGGATATTGAGTGGGTGAACCAAGGTGGAAGACAAAATATGGTGGAAATTCAAGGGACAGAAAGGGATGTTCCATGCGAACTGGCATTACTGGCCATAGGCTTTACACAGCCAGAAAACCATTTATTGGATAGTTTAGGAGTTAATAAAACAAAGACTGGAACCGTGGAAGCCAATAGCTACAGAACAAATGTGGAAAATATATTCACGGCTGGAGATGCCAGAAGAGGTCAGTCATTAGTAGTGTGGGCCATTTCTGAAGGAAGAGAAGCCGCTAGGGAAGTTGATCAATATTTAATGGGCAGAACTGAATTGCCTGCTAAAGACGATTCTTTCTTTAATGTGGCAGAATTGGGCTAA
- a CDS encoding STAS/SEC14 domain-containing protein — MKPYAIVDTDKMPIVIVTFTGAHSTDENFQQYLDDLEGCYDDRKTIAIIFDASNAVIPKLSLQRKQAYWISQHWKMIQTYCKGTAYVIPNMAIRTVLKMIFSFQNQPAPYKIFSNIEEAEIWIGDLISKKKVLN, encoded by the coding sequence ATGAAGCCCTACGCTATTGTTGATACTGACAAAATGCCAATTGTGATAGTTACTTTCACTGGAGCGCACAGCACGGATGAAAATTTTCAGCAATATTTAGATGATCTGGAAGGCTGCTATGATGACAGGAAAACAATTGCCATAATCTTTGATGCCAGTAATGCTGTTATCCCCAAATTATCTCTCCAACGTAAGCAAGCATATTGGATTAGCCAACATTGGAAAATGATTCAAACTTATTGCAAGGGCACTGCCTATGTAATTCCTAATATGGCCATAAGAACTGTTCTAAAAATGATTTTTTCATTTCAAAATCAGCCGGCACCATATAAAATCTTTTCCAATATTGAAGAAGCAGAGATTTGGATAGGAGATTTAATCAGTAAAAAAAAGGTGCTCAATTAG